From the genome of Nicotiana sylvestris chromosome 2, ASM39365v2, whole genome shotgun sequence, one region includes:
- the LOC104241874 gene encoding uncharacterized protein — protein MNQAIAKNAADGSFMDKSFARVTQILDKMAKHNQAWHSEDTTGGISYGSPSLSNLIKENQERDQVIAGLATNVNVLTKMFTENQTNKVNAVEDVQPILDENSEEANYINNPQGGYQRQPYHGQGQQSQWRPNPQGQGNQQWRNDQSNSHQGNWNNNNNFANRSSNPYVPPKGHYANQGSSSESKLESMLERVLKNQEKSDASMRNMTEVVGSHTASIQKLEIQMRDLSREQNPKQKGQLHSDTIANPKSGGSGSTSHVMEITTRSGKVLQGDIEQEVVGEEAEQEVEAEKQALLKLKGCRKKRRKVDDSKLEKFYDILKQLSVNIPFLEAFKEMPGFAKYLKDLITKKRTTKNEVVNMTHQVSSIIATSPVQKKEDPGSFTIPCTIGERDFAKALCDNGARINLMPLSIYKQEGLGDAEANKHEVTNG, from the exons atGAACCAAGCCATCGCCAAGAATGCAGCTGACGGATCTTTCATGGACAAATCATTTGCAAGAGTGACACAAATCCTGGACAAAATGGCAAAGCACAACCAAGCATGGCATTCAGAGGATACTACCGGAGGAATCTCATATGGCTCTCCTTCCTTGAGTAACTTAATCAAGGAAAATCAAGAGAGGGATCAAGTGATTGCCGGGCTGGCAACAAATGTAAATGTGCTGACAAAGATGTTTACCGAGAATCAGACAAACAAAGTGAATGCAGTGGAAGATGTCCAACCCATCTTAGATGAAAATTCTGAGGAAGCAAATTATATCAACAATCCTCAAGGAGGGTATCAAAGGCAACCCTACCATGGTCAAGGGCAACAAAGCCAGTGGAGGCCAAACCCGCAAGGGCAAGGCAACCAACAATGGAGAAATGATCAAAGTAACTCgcatcaaggaaattggaacaacaacaacaactttgcAAATCGGAGCTCCAACCCGTATGTTCCACCAAAAGGTCATTATGCAAATCAAGGGTCGTCAAGTGAGTCAAAGTTAGAAAGCATGCTTGAAAGAGTATTGAAAAACCAAGAAAAGTCTGACGCGTCCATGAGAAACATGACCGAAGTTGTTGGCTCTCACACCGCATCTATCCAAAAGTTAGAGATACAAATGAGAGACCTTTCAAGAGAGCAAAACCCAAAGCAAAAAGGGCAACTTCATAGTGATACCATTGCGAACCCGAAGAGTGGTGGAAGTGGCTCAACCTCTCATGTCATGGAAATAACTACTAGAAGTGGGAAGGTTTTACAAGGTGACATTGAGCAAGAGGTTGTTGGGGAAGAAGCCGAAcaagaagttgaagcagaaaAGCAAGCGttgttgaagttgaaagggtGCCGGAAAAAGAGAAG AAAGGTTGATGATAGCAAGCTTGAGAAATTCTATGATATTCTAAAGCAATTGTCGGTGAACATTCCATTCTTGGAGGCTTTTAAAGAAATGCCGGGGTTTGCCAAATATTTGAAGGATTTGATCACCAAAAAGAGGACCACAAAGAATGAAGTGGTAAACATGACTCACCAGGTTAGCTCTATTATTGCCACAAGCCCTGTCCAAAAGAAAGAGGACCCGGGATCATTTACTATTCCATGCACTATCGGGGAGCgtgactttgcaaaagccctttgtgacaATGGGGCTAGAATCAACTTGATGCCACTTTCCATCTACAAGCAAGAAGGATTAGGGGATGCCGAGGCCAACAagcatgaggttacaaatggctgA